One Blattabacterium cuenoti DNA window includes the following coding sequences:
- the tsf gene encoding translation elongation factor Ts: MKITISKINELRKLTGIGIMECKKALTKSNGNIKQAIFFLKKIGNKISINLTKNKMNEGALVSSVKNDNSFGTIIGISCETDFLSRNKDFLNFLFDLSKKSLSYHSKIDFINSRYDNKETINEVINYKIGIFKERIEIKIFEIIKAPYVIHYTHNHKISALVGFSKKIDKSIAKNIAMHVVAMNPISISENDFPEKILNEEKNIIKQQVENEKKPHKILQKIICGRINKLILNNTLLNQLFIKDNKITINEYIKKYENNLKILSFKRLII; this comes from the coding sequence ATGAAAATAACAATTTCTAAAATTAATGAATTAAGAAAATTAACTGGGATAGGAATAATGGAATGTAAAAAAGCTTTAACAAAATCTAATGGAAATATAAAACAGGCTATTTTTTTTTTAAAAAAAATAGGAAATAAAATATCTATTAATCTTACTAAAAATAAGATGAATGAAGGAGCTTTAGTTTCTTCTGTAAAAAACGATAATTCTTTTGGAACTATTATAGGTATTAGTTGTGAAACTGATTTTTTATCCAGAAATAAAGATTTTTTAAATTTTCTTTTTGATCTTTCAAAAAAATCTTTATCATATCATTCTAAAATTGATTTTATTAACAGTAGATATGATAATAAAGAAACTATAAATGAAGTAATTAATTATAAAATAGGAATTTTTAAAGAAAGAATAGAAATAAAAATATTTGAAATAATAAAGGCACCATATGTAATACATTATACTCATAATCATAAAATATCTGCATTGGTTGGATTTTCAAAAAAAATAGATAAATCTATAGCAAAAAATATAGCTATGCATGTTGTTGCTATGAATCCAATATCTATATCAGAAAATGATTTTCCAGAAAAAATATTAAATGAAGAAAAAAATATTATTAAACAACAAGTAGAAAATGAAAAGAAACCACATAAAATTTTACAAAAAATAATTTGTGGGAGAATTAATAAATTAATATTGAATAATACACTTCTTAATCAATTATTTATAAAAGATAATAAAATAACAATAAATGAATACATAAAAAAATATGAAAACAATTTAAAAATTTTATCTTTTAAAAGATTAATTATATAA
- the rpsB gene encoding 30S ribosomal protein S2, producing the protein MEINTQDLLKAGVHFGHITKRWNPNMRSFIFMKRGGIHIIDLSKTIIKLKEACNGIYRIIKSGKKVLFVGTKPQAKEKIFFYSKKINMPCITERWLGGLLTNFSTIRKSIKKMNSIEKMKKNGTFNTLSKKERLLIDRLYNKLYKNLGTISNMNHIPSGIFIVDPNEEKIALTEAKRLRIPIFAMVDTNTNPNNINHPIPSNDDSSKSINLILKFITEYIICKKKCK; encoded by the coding sequence ATGGAAATTAATACTCAAGATTTATTAAAGGCTGGAGTCCATTTTGGACATATTACAAAAAGGTGGAATCCTAATATGAGATCTTTTATTTTTATGAAAAGAGGAGGAATACATATAATAGATTTATCAAAAACCATAATAAAATTAAAAGAAGCATGTAATGGAATATACAGAATAATAAAAAGTGGAAAAAAAGTATTATTTGTAGGAACAAAGCCTCAAGCTAAGGAAAAAATATTTTTTTATTCCAAAAAAATAAATATGCCATGTATTACAGAAAGGTGGTTAGGAGGATTATTAACTAATTTTAGTACTATTCGTAAGTCAATAAAGAAAATGAATAGTATTGAAAAAATGAAAAAAAATGGGACTTTTAACACATTGTCTAAAAAGGAAAGATTATTAATTGATAGATTATATAACAAATTATATAAAAATTTAGGAACTATATCTAATATGAATCATATTCCAAGTGGAATATTTATTGTAGATCCAAATGAAGAAAAAATAGCATTGACAGAGGCAAAAAGATTGAGAATTCCTATATTCGCTATGGTAGATACAAATACTAATCCTAATAATATTAATCATCCTATTCCATCTAATGATGATTCTTCTAAATCTATTAACTTAATATTGAAGTTTATAACAGAATATATAATTTGTAAAAAAAAGTGTAAATAA
- the rpsI gene encoding 30S ribosomal protein S9, which produces MIYHTIGRRKRSTARIYISTEGNGLITVNSKTLENYFPKYIRYKIFYPIELLNIKNQFNIIIRVSGGGVNGQIEAIRLAISRAMCKINSKNKIILKSEGLLTRDSREVERKKFGQKKARKKYQFSKR; this is translated from the coding sequence ATGATATATCATACGATAGGAAGAAGAAAAAGATCTACTGCAAGAATTTATATTAGCACAGAAGGAAATGGATTAATTACTGTTAATTCTAAAACATTGGAAAATTATTTTCCAAAATATATTCGTTATAAAATATTCTATCCAATAGAATTATTAAATATTAAAAATCAATTTAATATAATTATCAGAGTATCTGGAGGTGGTGTTAATGGACAAATAGAAGCAATTAGATTAGCTATTTCTCGTGCAATGTGTAAAATTAATTCAAAAAATAAAATAATATTAAAAAGTGAAGGATTACTTACTCGTGATTCTAGAGAAGTAGAAAGAAAAAAATTTGGACAAAAAAAAGCAAGAAAAAAATATCAATTTTCAAAACGTTGA
- the rplM gene encoding 50S ribosomal protein L13, translating into MDSLSFKTISVKKNLINKSWIMIDASNQILGRLSSKIVHIIMGKHKSFFSPHMDCGDYVIVLNSNKIKLSGNKWNNKKYIRYTGYPGGKKIIFAKDLFYKDSRILIYKSVERMLPKNRLSRKIFKKNLYVYHDEKHNHKAQNPILIK; encoded by the coding sequence ATGGATTCATTAAGTTTTAAAACCATTTCGGTAAAAAAAAATTTGATAAATAAATCATGGATTATGATAGATGCATCTAATCAAATTTTAGGTAGATTATCATCAAAAATTGTACATATTATTATGGGTAAGCATAAATCTTTTTTTTCTCCACATATGGATTGTGGTGACTATGTAATAGTGCTCAATTCTAACAAAATTAAACTTAGTGGAAATAAATGGAATAATAAAAAATATATTCGTTATACTGGTTATCCAGGAGGTAAAAAAATAATCTTTGCTAAAGATTTATTTTATAAAGATTCAAGAATATTGATATATAAATCAGTAGAAAGAATGCTACCAAAAAATCGCTTATCAAGAAAAATATTTAAAAAAAATCTTTATGTATATCATGATGAAAAACATAATCATAAAGCTCAAAATCCTATTCTAATAAAATAA
- the dnaK gene encoding molecular chaperone DnaK — protein sequence MSKIIGIDLGTTNSCVAVMEVNDPNVIQNSEGKRTTPSVVAFVKGGERKIGDPAKRQAVTNPKKTIFSIKRFMGRTYSEISEELKHIPYKVIKGGNNTPRVSIDNRLYAPQEISAMILQKMKKTAEDYLGQEIKKAVITVPAYFNDAQRQATKESGEIAGLKVERIINEPTAAALAYGLDKSNQNKKIVVYDLGGGTFDVSILELGDGVFEVLSTNGDTHLGGDNFDQVIIDYLANTFKSKEGLDLRKDPMALQRLKEASEKAKIELSSSSQTEINLPYITATESGPKHLVVTLTRSKFEHLSDSLIRRSISPCSKALKDANLSTKNINEVILVGGSTRIPKVQKEVENFFGIKPSKGVNPDEVVAIGAAIQGGVLTGDVQDVLLLDVTPLSLGIETLGGVFTKLIESNTTIPTKKSEIFSTASDNQPAVTIRVGQGERSMFKDNKEIGRFDLVDIPPSPRGVPQIEVTFDIDANGILNVSAKNKGTGKEQSIRIETSSGLNQDEIERMKKEAKENEKNDETIKKKIDKLNLIDNQIFQFEKQLKDYGKKLSENNRKKIENSMKELKEFYQKKNLNAVDNSIKKLNELWSKSLQDINNPNKSKEEKNNDNKKNNKKNGENVQDVDYEEVK from the coding sequence ATGAGTAAAATTATAGGTATAGATTTAGGAACTACAAATTCTTGTGTAGCAGTAATGGAAGTTAATGATCCTAATGTTATTCAAAATTCTGAAGGAAAAAGAACAACTCCATCTGTAGTTGCATTTGTAAAAGGTGGGGAAAGAAAAATAGGGGATCCAGCAAAAAGACAAGCTGTTACTAATCCTAAAAAAACTATTTTTTCTATTAAAAGGTTTATGGGAAGAACATATTCAGAAATATCTGAGGAATTAAAACATATACCTTACAAAGTAATAAAAGGTGGAAATAATACACCTCGTGTTAGTATAGATAATAGATTATACGCACCTCAAGAAATTTCTGCAATGATTTTACAAAAAATGAAAAAAACTGCAGAAGATTATTTAGGACAAGAAATTAAAAAAGCAGTAATTACTGTACCTGCTTATTTTAATGATGCACAAAGACAAGCAACAAAAGAATCTGGAGAAATTGCTGGTCTTAAAGTAGAAAGAATTATAAATGAACCTACTGCTGCTGCTTTAGCATATGGATTAGATAAAAGTAATCAAAATAAAAAAATTGTAGTATATGATTTAGGAGGTGGTACTTTTGATGTGTCTATTTTAGAATTAGGAGATGGAGTATTTGAAGTACTTTCTACTAATGGTGATACTCATTTAGGAGGAGACAATTTTGATCAAGTAATTATAGATTATCTTGCAAATACTTTTAAATCTAAAGAAGGATTAGACTTAAGAAAAGATCCAATGGCTTTACAACGTTTAAAAGAAGCTTCTGAAAAAGCAAAAATAGAATTATCTTCATCTAGTCAAACAGAAATTAATCTACCTTATATAACAGCTACAGAATCCGGTCCAAAACATTTAGTTGTAACTTTGACAAGATCTAAATTTGAACATCTTTCTGATTCTTTAATTAGAAGATCAATAAGTCCTTGTTCAAAAGCACTAAAAGATGCAAATTTATCTACTAAAAATATTAATGAAGTGATTTTAGTTGGAGGATCTACTCGTATACCAAAAGTTCAAAAAGAAGTAGAAAATTTTTTTGGTATCAAACCATCAAAAGGAGTTAATCCAGATGAAGTAGTAGCCATAGGAGCAGCGATACAAGGAGGAGTTTTAACTGGAGACGTACAAGATGTATTATTACTGGATGTAACACCTTTATCTTTAGGAATAGAAACTTTAGGAGGAGTTTTTACTAAATTAATTGAATCTAATACTACTATACCAACAAAAAAATCAGAAATATTTTCAACAGCATCAGATAATCAACCTGCAGTAACTATAAGAGTTGGACAAGGAGAAAGATCAATGTTTAAAGATAATAAGGAAATAGGAAGATTTGATTTAGTAGATATACCTCCATCACCTAGGGGTGTACCACAAATAGAAGTAACATTTGATATAGATGCTAACGGAATACTTAATGTATCAGCTAAAAATAAAGGAACTGGAAAAGAACAATCTATTCGAATAGAGACATCTTCTGGATTAAACCAAGATGAAATTGAAAGAATGAAAAAGGAAGCTAAAGAAAATGAAAAAAATGATGAAACTATTAAGAAAAAAATAGATAAATTAAATTTAATAGATAATCAAATTTTTCAATTTGAAAAACAATTAAAAGATTATGGTAAAAAATTATCAGAAAATAATAGAAAAAAAATAGAAAATTCTATGAAAGAATTAAAAGAATTTTATCAAAAAAAGAATTTAAATGCTGTTGATAATTCTATAAAAAAACTTAACGAACTTTGGAGTAAATCATTACAAGATATTAATAATCCTAATAAATCTAAAGAAGAAAAAAATAATGATAATAAAAAAAATAATAAAAAAAATGGAGAAAATGTACAAGATGTTGATTATGAAGAAGTAAAATAA
- a CDS encoding phosphatidylserine decarboxylase family protein, whose protein sequence is MIHKEGKSFLLYTIIFLLIISIITFFLLPKIYFITTLFFLSIIYSFFLFFFRNPTRYFLNKIEKNVLVSPADGKILTIKKIFENEYLKTKCIKISIFMSPFDLHVNRYPISGKIIYVKYHPGKHLIAWLKKSSLKNEHTTVVIQTINEKKILLRQIAGFIARRIVCYAKEKSIVNKRDDLGFIKFGSRVDIFVPIDSKILVKKGEKVIGGITDISILPK, encoded by the coding sequence ATGATACACAAAGAAGGTAAATCTTTTTTACTATATACAATAATTTTTTTGTTAATTATATCGATAATAACTTTTTTTTTATTACCAAAAATTTATTTTATTACTACCTTGTTTTTTTTATCCATTATTTATTCATTTTTTCTATTTTTTTTTAGAAATCCTACAAGATATTTTTTGAATAAAATTGAAAAAAATGTTTTAGTATCCCCTGCTGATGGAAAAATATTAACAATAAAAAAAATTTTTGAAAATGAATATTTAAAAACAAAGTGTATAAAAATCTCTATTTTTATGTCACCATTTGATTTACATGTAAATAGATATCCAATTTCTGGTAAAATTATTTATGTAAAATATCATCCTGGAAAACATTTAATTGCTTGGTTAAAAAAATCTTCATTAAAAAATGAACATACTACTGTAGTAATACAAACAATAAATGAAAAAAAAATTTTGTTAAGACAAATAGCCGGTTTTATAGCAAGACGTATTGTATGTTATGCTAAAGAAAAATCTATAGTAAATAAAAGAGATGATCTTGGATTTATTAAATTTGGATCTAGAGTAGATATTTTTGTTCCTATTGATTCCAAAATATTAGTAAAAAAGGGAGAAAAAGTTATAGGAGGAATTACTGACATATCTATTCTTCCAAAATAA
- a CDS encoding phosphatidate cytidylyltransferase — protein MIKKKNLDFLIRIFSGIIHIIIIIFSIEKGDKLFRIMMMLFSFICLTEFLMISNTKIFLKKLVFLLFLIIIIVDIFFVKNGLILYIMGFFYYFLFFSIIQLFNKSSYEEKMINIKNILFGLTYIVVPFFISCYIYSLYGKKMILGIFILIWINDSLSYVVGKKWGKNKISISISPKKSIEGCFGGLLFCIIIGIVLSKIWEEKYWLFFSFIISIFGTIGDLIESTIKRSYGVKNSGIWFPGHGGFFDRLDSFIFVIPIIFVTLLGFYHFFQL, from the coding sequence ATGATAAAAAAAAAAAATTTAGATTTCTTAATAAGAATTTTTTCAGGTATCATCCATATAATTATAATTATTTTTTCTATAGAAAAAGGAGATAAATTATTTAGAATTATGATGATGTTATTTTCATTTATTTGTTTAACTGAATTTCTAATGATATCGAATACAAAAATTTTCTTAAAAAAACTAGTATTTTTACTGTTTCTTATAATTATTATTGTAGATATTTTTTTTGTAAAAAATGGATTAATTTTATATATAATGGGTTTTTTCTATTATTTTTTATTTTTTTCCATTATACAGTTATTCAATAAATCTTCTTATGAAGAAAAAATGATAAATATTAAAAATATATTATTTGGATTAACATATATTGTAGTTCCTTTTTTTATATCATGTTATATATATTCATTATATGGAAAAAAAATGATATTAGGAATATTTATTTTAATATGGATAAATGATTCATTATCTTACGTAGTTGGTAAAAAATGGGGAAAAAATAAAATATCTATATCTATATCCCCAAAAAAATCTATAGAGGGGTGTTTTGGAGGATTATTATTTTGTATAATAATAGGAATTGTATTATCCAAAATATGGGAAGAAAAATATTGGTTATTCTTTTCGTTTATAATATCAATATTTGGGACTATTGGCGATCTTATAGAATCAACTATAAAAAGATCTTATGGAGTAAAAAATTCTGGTATTTGGTTTCCAGGACACGGAGGATTTTTTGATAGATTAGATAGTTTTATTTTCGTTATTCCAATAATATTTGTAACATTACTTGGTTTTTATCATTTTTTTCAATTATGA
- the ftsH gene encoding ATP-dependent zinc metalloprotease FtsH: protein MISKKNRNNFFWIYIAIFIIFLGIFFLKSSFSNPKKIDQDTFFNILSKGKIDRIIVKHKEIVNVYLKKDLINKYQYDNPIESINNNEKNFVVQKNSLQYEFEIGDLQLFQNKFEEYKKKYNLDTIIDFKNQQDYTITKFFFDYGIFFILLILFWIFLFRRISTTGGGPGGQIFNIGKSKAKLFDENDNVKITFKDVAGLEGAKEEVEEIVEFLKNPNKYTKLGGKIPKGALLIGPPGTGKTLLAKAVAGEAKVPFFSLSGSDFVEMFVGVGASRVRDLFDKAKEKSPCIIFIDEIDAIGRARGKSSIAGSNDERENTLNQLLTEMDGFGTNTNVIVLAATNRSDILDKALLRPGRFDRTIIVDPPELNERKEIFYVHLKKLVLSKNVDIDFLARQTPGFSGADIANVCNESALIAARKNGESIVHKDFLEAIDRIIGGLEKKNKIIKPNEKKRIAYHESGHAIISWLLEHAAPLVKVTIIPRGKSLGSAWYLPEERQLTTPEQMKDEICSLLAGRSAEKIAFNSISTGALNDLERVTKQAQSMVAIFGLNEKIGNISYYDSTGQNEFNFSKPYSEKTAQIIDEEISKIIKEQYKRAIDILKINEKKLDMLANKLLEKEVLFREDLKKIFGERPFPDEIDDLLRKKKFNFPTTLNNN from the coding sequence ATGATAAGTAAAAAAAATAGAAATAATTTTTTCTGGATTTATATTGCAATATTTATTATATTTTTAGGTATTTTTTTTCTAAAATCTTCTTTCTCTAATCCAAAAAAAATAGATCAGGATACATTTTTTAATATTCTTTCAAAAGGAAAAATAGATAGAATTATTGTAAAACATAAAGAAATTGTAAATGTTTATTTAAAAAAAGATTTAATTAATAAATATCAATATGATAATCCCATTGAAAGTATCAATAATAATGAAAAAAATTTTGTTGTACAAAAAAATTCATTACAATATGAGTTTGAAATAGGAGATTTACAATTATTTCAAAATAAATTTGAAGAATATAAAAAAAAATACAATTTAGATACTATTATTGATTTCAAAAATCAACAAGATTATACTATAACAAAATTTTTTTTTGATTATGGAATATTTTTTATATTATTGATATTATTCTGGATTTTTTTATTTAGAAGAATAAGTACTACAGGAGGTGGTCCAGGTGGACAAATATTTAATATTGGAAAATCAAAAGCTAAATTATTTGATGAAAACGATAATGTTAAAATTACATTTAAAGACGTAGCTGGATTGGAAGGAGCTAAGGAAGAAGTTGAGGAAATAGTGGAATTTTTAAAAAATCCAAATAAGTATACAAAATTAGGAGGAAAAATACCTAAAGGAGCTTTATTAATAGGTCCTCCAGGAACAGGAAAAACTTTATTAGCAAAAGCAGTAGCTGGAGAAGCAAAAGTCCCATTTTTTTCATTATCTGGATCAGATTTTGTAGAAATGTTTGTTGGTGTAGGCGCGTCTAGAGTAAGAGATTTATTTGATAAAGCAAAAGAGAAATCTCCATGTATAATATTTATAGATGAAATAGATGCAATAGGTAGAGCACGGGGAAAAAGTAGTATAGCGGGTTCAAATGATGAAAGAGAAAACACATTAAATCAATTATTAACAGAAATGGATGGGTTTGGAACAAATACTAATGTAATTGTATTAGCAGCGACTAATCGATCCGATATTTTAGATAAAGCCTTATTACGACCAGGTCGTTTTGATAGAACTATTATAGTTGATCCTCCAGAATTAAATGAAAGAAAAGAAATATTTTATGTCCATTTAAAAAAATTAGTTTTATCTAAAAATGTAGACATAGATTTTTTAGCAAGGCAAACCCCTGGATTTAGTGGTGCTGATATAGCAAATGTTTGTAACGAATCTGCACTTATTGCTGCTAGAAAAAATGGAGAATCAATAGTTCATAAAGATTTTTTAGAAGCAATTGATCGAATAATAGGTGGATTAGAAAAAAAAAATAAAATAATAAAACCTAACGAAAAAAAAAGAATTGCTTATCATGAATCGGGTCATGCAATAATAAGTTGGTTATTAGAACATGCAGCACCTCTAGTTAAAGTTACTATAATACCTAGAGGAAAATCATTAGGATCTGCATGGTATTTACCAGAAGAACGTCAGTTAACTACTCCTGAACAAATGAAAGATGAAATATGTTCTCTATTAGCTGGAAGATCAGCAGAAAAAATTGCTTTTAACTCTATTTCAACTGGGGCTTTAAATGATTTAGAAAGAGTAACAAAACAAGCACAATCTATGGTTGCTATTTTTGGATTAAATGAAAAAATTGGAAATATATCTTATTATGATTCTACAGGACAAAATGAATTTAATTTTTCAAAACCTTATAGTGAAAAAACTGCTCAAATTATAGATGAGGAAATATCTAAAATTATTAAAGAACAATATAAAAGAGCTATAGATATATTAAAAATTAACGAAAAAAAATTAGATATGTTAGCAAATAAACTTTTAGAAAAAGAAGTTTTATTTAGAGAAGATTTAAAAAAAATCTTTGGAGAAAGACCATTTCCTGATGAAATAGATGATTTATTAAGAAAAAAAAAATTTAATTTTCCTACAACATTGAATAATAATTAA
- the rsfS gene encoding ribosome silencing factor — translation MLLKKIVKGIQLVKGENISIIDLKYKNNFICDYFVVCNGNSRNQVHAISQSVEKIIKNELETKPWHIEGLRNKEWILVDYITIVVHIFIEKKRYYYDIENLWK, via the coding sequence TTGTTACTAAAAAAAATTGTAAAAGGAATTCAATTAGTTAAAGGAGAAAATATTTCTATTATTGATTTAAAATATAAAAATAACTTTATATGTGATTATTTTGTTGTTTGTAATGGTAATTCTAGAAATCAAGTTCATGCAATTTCTCAATCTGTAGAAAAAATTATAAAAAACGAGTTAGAAACTAAGCCATGGCATATAGAAGGATTGAGAAATAAAGAGTGGATTTTGGTTGATTATATTACTATTGTGGTACATATTTTTATAGAAAAAAAAAGATATTACTATGATATAGAAAATCTTTGGAAATAG
- a CDS encoding biotin--[acetyl-CoA-carboxylase] ligase: MQIKFIWPINVFFLKETKSTNKFSKKYLDQILFYFKNWIIIKSEYQTNGKGQSGNWFSEYGKNLTFSLIFKPKKIYDSYIINIIISNAIHKFLSKKLNYPVWIKWPNDIIINNKKIGGILIENNFISKKIYISIVGIGINIKQKKFNKNWNSTSLKNIFNNINFDINHILYNITFFIQKEYLLFITNGKNIIKQYYIHYLYLKDKMSNFFSFKEKISFCGVIKSIDKKGFLLIEVNGKLKSFYQKEIKFFIKN; this comes from the coding sequence ATGCAAATAAAATTTATTTGGCCAATAAATGTATTCTTTTTAAAAGAGACTAAATCTACTAATAAATTTTCTAAAAAATATCTTGATCAAATACTTTTTTATTTTAAAAATTGGATAATTATTAAATCTGAATATCAAACTAATGGGAAAGGACAATCAGGTAATTGGTTTTCAGAATATGGAAAAAATTTAACATTTAGTCTAATTTTTAAACCAAAAAAAATATATGATTCATATATAATAAATATTATTATAAGTAATGCTATTCATAAATTTTTATCAAAAAAATTAAATTATCCAGTATGGATTAAATGGCCTAATGATATCATAATAAATAATAAAAAGATAGGAGGGATTTTAATTGAAAATAATTTTATATCTAAAAAAATATATATATCCATAGTTGGAATAGGAATAAATATAAAACAAAAAAAATTTAATAAAAATTGGAATTCAACTTCTTTAAAGAATATATTTAATAATATAAATTTTGATATAAATCATATACTTTATAATATTACATTTTTTATCCAAAAAGAATATTTATTGTTTATAACAAATGGAAAAAATATTATAAAACAGTATTATATTCATTATCTATATTTAAAAGATAAAATGTCAAATTTTTTTTCTTTTAAAGAAAAAATTTCTTTTTGTGGAGTTATAAAATCTATTGATAAAAAAGGATTTCTTTTAATAGAAGTTAATGGAAAATTAAAATCTTTTTATCAAAAAGAAATAAAATTTTTTATAAAAAACTAA
- a CDS encoding YidC/Oxa1 family insertase periplasmic-domain containing protein — protein MKGKNTDYNFIIGLFLIIIVLLTFSFFIEEKSFFQEKKIEHNLNYKKQYNFFEKKKLKEQFFILENEVLKLKISNIGGTINEVFLKKYKSYDPIQSYHKRNLFLVKNYSLFYKMNFYDKKNGSKIDTGNILFKPILFKKDKKFTTLILMYKNLNNNNREKGNLYYIYKIGTKKQYDLNFSVKTEKFKLNNTVFINLEQNIFPLEKDKNWENSYTQLYYYSHDLDKNKLEYLSEKNSENRNINNIKWFACKQQFFTTIFHPKNELKNVHVYSKNFNSNKFLKMIRINTYLNPNKRKELNFFTRFYFGPLDFSLLRTYNNNYEDIIPFGWGFLKLINKYFFLPIFKLLENTNLNYGIIIILMTIVVKLILYPITYNQYKLSVTMKLIRPYIEKINKKFGNKNIIEKQKSIISLYKKVGINPMSGCLSAIFQIPIFYSLFKFFPTLINLRGKSFLWVEDLTSYDSILELPFFIPFYGNHISLLTLLYSIALLIYTKLSNDGKNTMSNSDNYLSSNNMDIMLYLMPFVMLLFINSYASALSLYYFISNIINIGFFFIIKKFFLDEKKILLKIKKINNN, from the coding sequence ATGAAAGGAAAAAATACAGATTATAATTTTATAATAGGATTATTTCTTATTATTATAGTTTTGCTAACTTTTTCATTTTTTATTGAAGAAAAATCTTTTTTTCAAGAAAAAAAAATTGAACATAATCTTAACTATAAAAAACAATATAATTTTTTTGAAAAAAAGAAATTAAAAGAACAATTTTTTATATTAGAAAATGAAGTGTTAAAATTAAAAATATCTAATATAGGAGGTACTATCAATGAAGTTTTTTTAAAAAAATATAAATCTTATGATCCAATTCAATCTTATCATAAAAGAAATCTTTTTTTAGTAAAAAATTATAGTTTATTTTATAAAATGAATTTTTATGATAAAAAAAATGGGAGTAAAATTGATACAGGTAATATTTTATTTAAGCCTATTTTATTTAAAAAGGATAAAAAATTTACAACACTTATTTTAATGTATAAAAATTTAAATAATAATAATAGGGAAAAAGGAAATTTATATTATATATATAAAATAGGAACAAAAAAACAATATGATTTAAATTTTTCTGTAAAAACAGAAAAATTTAAATTAAATAATACTGTATTCATAAATTTAGAACAAAATATTTTTCCATTGGAAAAAGATAAAAATTGGGAAAATTCTTATACACAATTATATTATTATTCTCATGATTTAGATAAAAATAAATTAGAATACTTATCCGAGAAAAATTCGGAAAATAGAAATATTAATAATATTAAATGGTTTGCTTGTAAACAACAATTTTTTACAACTATTTTTCATCCAAAAAATGAATTGAAAAATGTACATGTTTATTCTAAAAACTTTAATTCTAATAAATTTTTGAAAATGATTCGTATTAATACTTATTTAAATCCAAATAAAAGAAAAGAATTAAATTTTTTTACACGTTTTTATTTTGGTCCATTAGATTTTAGTTTATTAAGAACATATAATAATAATTATGAAGATATAATTCCATTTGGATGGGGGTTTTTGAAATTGATTAATAAATATTTTTTTTTACCAATATTTAAATTATTGGAAAATACTAATTTAAATTATGGAATAATAATAATTCTCATGACTATAGTAGTAAAATTAATATTATACCCGATTACATATAATCAATATAAATTAAGTGTTACTATGAAATTAATTCGTCCTTATATAGAAAAGATTAATAAAAAATTTGGAAATAAAAATATAATAGAAAAACAAAAATCTATAATTAGTTTATATAAAAAAGTTGGTATTAATCCTATGTCTGGATGTTTATCTGCAATTTTTCAAATCCCAATTTTTTATTCATTATTTAAATTTTTTCCTACCTTGATTAATCTTAGAGGTAAATCATTTTTATGGGTTGAAGATTTAACATCATATGATTCTATATTAGAATTACCATTTTTTATTCCATTTTATGGAAATCATATAAGTTTACTTACTTTATTATATTCTATAGCTTTATTGATTTATACAAAATTAAGTAATGATGGAAAAAACACTATGAGTAATAGTGATAATTACTTATCATCTAATAATATGGATATTATGTTATACTTAATGCCATTTGTTATGTTATTATTTATAAATAGTTATGCATCTGCTTTATCTTTATATTATTTCATTTCTAATATTATTAATATTGGATTCTTTTTTATAATTAAAAAATTTTTTTTAGATGAAAAAAAAATATTATTAAAAATAAAAAAGATAAATAATAATTAG